In a genomic window of Apteryx mantelli isolate bAptMan1 chromosome 2, bAptMan1.hap1, whole genome shotgun sequence:
- the DCAF13 gene encoding DDB1- and CUL4-associated factor 13 isoform X2, whose product MRVKVLSRNPDDYVRETKLDLQRVPRNYDPVLHPFEVPREYTRALNATKLERVFAKPFLSSLDGHRDGVNCMAKHPKSLSTVLSGACDGEVKIWNLTKRQCIRTLQAHEGFVRGMCARFCGTSFFTVGDDKTVKQWKMESPEYGEEEEPIHTILGKTVYTGIDHHWKEAVFATCGHQVDIWDEQRTSPMCSLTWGFDSISSVKFNPIETYLLGSCASDRNIVLYDIRQSTPLKKVILKMRTNTLCWNPMEAFIFTAANEDYNLYTFDMRFLASPVMVHMDHVSAVLDVDYSPTGKEFVSASFDKSIRIFPVDKGHSREIYHTKRMQHVITVKWTSDNKYILCGSDEMNIRLWKANASEKLGVMRAHLALPCTWDIDNLQLDGK is encoded by the exons ATGCGAGTCAAGGTGCTGAGCCGGAACCCCGATGATTATGTTCGCGAGACCAAGCTGGACCTGCAGCGCG TTCCAAGAAATTATGATCCTGTATTACATCCTTTTGAGGTTCCACGGGAATACACAAGAGCTTTGAATGCAACAAAGCTAGAACGTGTGTTTGCAAAACCCTTTCTTAGCTCGCTTGATGGCCATAGAGATGGAGTTAATTGCATGGCCAAACACCCAAAGAGTTTGTCTACAGTGCTTTCTGGAGCTTGTGATGGAGAG GTTAAAATTTGGAACTTGACCAAACGACAGTGTATTCGTACTTTACAAGCTCATGAAGGATTTGTGCGAGGCATGTGTGCTCGTTTCTGTGGTACCTCATTCTTTACT GTTGGTGATGACAAAACTGTGAAGCAATGGAAAATGGAGAGCCCAGAGTATGGAGAAGAAGAAGAACCGATTCATACAATTCTTGGAAAG acggTGTATACAGGAATTGATCACCACTGGAAAGAAGCTGTTTTTGCCACTTGTGGCCATCAAGTGGACATTTGGGATGAACAAAGGACAAGTCCCATGTGTTCTCTGACATGGGGTTTTGATAGCATAAGCAGTGTAAAATTTAATCCAATTGAG acataCCTTTTAGGAAGCTGTGCTTCTGACAGAAATATTGTGCTGTACGATATAAGACAATCAACTCCATTAAAGAAg GTTATCTTGAAGATGAGGACAAATACATTGTGTTGGAACCCCATGGAAGCTTTCATTTTCACTGCAGCAAATGAAGACTACAA CTTATATACTTTTGATATGCGCTTTCTTGCATCACCTGTGATGGTGCATATGGATCACGTGTCTGCTGTTCTTGATGTGGATTATTCACCCACTGGGAAAGAATTTGTGTCTGCCAGCTTTGATAAATCTATCCGCATTTTCCCTGTTGACAAAGGTCACAGCAG ggAGATATATCATACAAAGCGAATGCAGCATGTCATCACTGTAAAATGGACTTCAGATAATAAATACATTCTGTGTGGCTCAGATGAGATGAATATTCGTCTTTGGAAGGCTAACGCTTCTGAAAAACTGGGAGTG ATGAGGGCACACCTAGCACTGCCTTGTACATGGGACATTGACAATTTGCAATTGGATGGGAAGTGA
- the DCAF13 gene encoding DDB1- and CUL4-associated factor 13 isoform X1 codes for MRVKVLSRNPDDYVRETKLDLQRVPRNYDPVLHPFEVPREYTRALNATKLERVFAKPFLSSLDGHRDGVNCMAKHPKSLSTVLSGACDGEVKIWNLTKRQCIRTLQAHEGFVRGMCARFCGTSFFTVGDDKTVKQWKMESPEYGEEEEPIHTILGKTVYTGIDHHWKEAVFATCGHQVDIWDEQRTSPMCSLTWGFDSISSVKFNPIETYLLGSCASDRNIVLYDIRQSTPLKKVILKMRTNTLCWNPMEAFIFTAANEDYNLYTFDMRFLASPVMVHMDHVSAVLDVDYSPTGKEFVSASFDKSIRIFPVDKGHSREIYHTKRMQHVITVKWTSDNKYILCGSDEMNIRLWKANASEKLGVLAPREKAAMNYNQKLKEKFQYHPQIKRIARHRHLPKSIFCQVKEQRIMKEARRRKEQNRRKHSKPGSVPFVSEKKKHIVAVVK; via the exons ATGCGAGTCAAGGTGCTGAGCCGGAACCCCGATGATTATGTTCGCGAGACCAAGCTGGACCTGCAGCGCG TTCCAAGAAATTATGATCCTGTATTACATCCTTTTGAGGTTCCACGGGAATACACAAGAGCTTTGAATGCAACAAAGCTAGAACGTGTGTTTGCAAAACCCTTTCTTAGCTCGCTTGATGGCCATAGAGATGGAGTTAATTGCATGGCCAAACACCCAAAGAGTTTGTCTACAGTGCTTTCTGGAGCTTGTGATGGAGAG GTTAAAATTTGGAACTTGACCAAACGACAGTGTATTCGTACTTTACAAGCTCATGAAGGATTTGTGCGAGGCATGTGTGCTCGTTTCTGTGGTACCTCATTCTTTACT GTTGGTGATGACAAAACTGTGAAGCAATGGAAAATGGAGAGCCCAGAGTATGGAGAAGAAGAAGAACCGATTCATACAATTCTTGGAAAG acggTGTATACAGGAATTGATCACCACTGGAAAGAAGCTGTTTTTGCCACTTGTGGCCATCAAGTGGACATTTGGGATGAACAAAGGACAAGTCCCATGTGTTCTCTGACATGGGGTTTTGATAGCATAAGCAGTGTAAAATTTAATCCAATTGAG acataCCTTTTAGGAAGCTGTGCTTCTGACAGAAATATTGTGCTGTACGATATAAGACAATCAACTCCATTAAAGAAg GTTATCTTGAAGATGAGGACAAATACATTGTGTTGGAACCCCATGGAAGCTTTCATTTTCACTGCAGCAAATGAAGACTACAA CTTATATACTTTTGATATGCGCTTTCTTGCATCACCTGTGATGGTGCATATGGATCACGTGTCTGCTGTTCTTGATGTGGATTATTCACCCACTGGGAAAGAATTTGTGTCTGCCAGCTTTGATAAATCTATCCGCATTTTCCCTGTTGACAAAGGTCACAGCAG ggAGATATATCATACAAAGCGAATGCAGCATGTCATCACTGTAAAATGGACTTCAGATAATAAATACATTCTGTGTGGCTCAGATGAGATGAATATTCGTCTTTGGAAGGCTAACGCTTCTGAAAAACTGGGAGTG CTTGCACCACGAGAAAAGGCAGCTATGAACTACAATCAGAAGCTGAAGGAGAAGTTCCAGTACCATCCACAGATCAAACGCATAGCTCGGCACCGTCACTTGCCTAAAAGTATCTTTTGCCAAGTCAAGGAGCAACGTATCATGAAAGAAGCTCGTAGGCGAAA gGAACAGAATCGTCGTAAGCACAGCAAACCAGGATCTGTGCCTTTTGTGTCAGAGAAGAAGAAACATATCGTGGCAGtagtgaaataa